A region of the Phyllopteryx taeniolatus isolate TA_2022b chromosome 9, UOR_Ptae_1.2, whole genome shotgun sequence genome:
ACAAACGACAAACCGGTAAGAATCGTCTTCGATGTTTACAGAACATCGATGTTGGGTTCATCGACAATTCCAAACTTATTGAGGACGaaactgtctttgatgtttatggAAAATCGTGTTGGGATCAATGAGGAGAGTAAAAAACGAGTACACCATGTTGACTAAAACTACGACACGCACAACAAATGATTCTTTGATGTTATAAAAACCCGTACGTCGGGATTATGAAAAGACTAAATCGTCTTTGATATTTACAGAAAGACGTGTGTTACGTTCTCTGAAGATGAAAACGTCTTTGACGTTTAACCGACTATAATTTTGGCCGAAATATGCACGTTAAGCGCACCGCCGACCGTACTCGGTCTTTGACGTTTGTGCGTCGCCCCGGCAGGACGAAGACGGTCGATCGGGCGAGGAGGCGTGTCTGACGTGGGGCAGCGCTTACGTCGTCGTCTACTCGGTCACCGACCGCCGCAGCTTCGACGCGGCCGCCGAACTTCGCATCACGCTGAGATGTCGCCGCCAGGCCGACGACGTTCCCATCATCCTCGTGGGCAACAAGAGCGACCTGGTGCGATCCAGGGAGGTGGCGCTGGAAGGTGAACGCCACAAAACCATGAAAGCGTCTTTGAGCTTTACACAAACGCGTACCATGAATTTGTTGGCGCGTTAGTTTCCTCGAAGACGAAATTGTCTTTGTTGGATACACAACAAACGAGCACGATGGATTTGTTGGTGAAATCTTTTGACAAACACCCGAGACGtttgaaattgtctttgatgttgacaGAAACGCACGTAGTAAAAGATTAGCTCGCCGTGTCACATTAGTTTAGCcgaagacacacaaaaaaagtaaaaaatgtaagtTAGGTCTAAGTTAGGTAAGATATACAGCATCTTCGatgttttacaaaatgaaatacGTTTACAAATGCACGTTAAGTCGAAGCCTCTAAAGAAAGTTGTACATTGCGATCATTGctgactaaattgtctttgttaaTTTGGGGCACGTTTTCGACTCACTAATAGTgactaaaacatgcatgttaggtttgttGTCGATATAAATTGCCTCTGATGCTGACTAAACACGTAAGGCTCAACatcgtctttgatgtttacagaaATGTTTGACATTAggattattgactaaattgccTTTGACTCAACACAAACGCAACACTCACTTTAGATTCAATAGTCTTTGATGTCACACAACGACAACCGCATCGTCTTTGACGTTCACAAAATGGTGGACGTTAAAGACGTAGTTGACGTTCTGAAAAACACGCAGCGTTTGGGTTTACCTTGGACTCCGTTTGGCTCTAAAACGTGCTCgtcattgtactttttttttttttttttcccagagggCCGAGCGTGCGCGGCGGTGTTCGACTGCAAGTTCATCGAGACGTCGGCGTCTCTGCAGCACAACGTGAGCGAGCTCTTCGAGGGCGTGGTGCGGCAAATCCGCCTGCGCCGCCAGCGCAGGCGCTCGTCGTCCCGCGAGCGCAGGGAGAGCCTCGCCCAGAAGGCGCGGCGCTTCCTCGACCGCTTGGTGTCGCGCAACAACCGGCGCGTGGCCGTCAAAGTGCGATCCAAGAGCTGCCACGACCTGGCCGTCCTCTGAAGCGCCGGCGCCCGGACGCCGACAGATTGGTCCCGGCGCGGCGGAACTGCACTGTTCTGTCCGTCGGGACCGCTTCTCGAAGCCTTCGGACctggaagtagcctgctaatgctaacgaacaAAGGGACGAAATATTGAAATGGAGAGTATCTAGATTactatacaaaacaaaaaacctgtcACGACAAATATTTTGTTAGATTTGCACACTAACACTCCCgctcgctctctcacacacataccGACATCTGCGCTTTCTCAGAAGTCacgtcacacgcacacacacaaactttacAGGCACTAGTTgtctctctcacacaaacaATCTCTCACATAAATACAATCTCAAACTTTAATAAAAATCAACCACGCGCACACGCACTATTTTTGTTGCGCGTTAGCGTTTGAGGGCCCGCGCGGGCTCGAGCGTCCACGCAACTCAGTGCCTGTGTTTGCGCGGCATCGTCATGGCGACGGCTCACAAAGCGCACGCCGCTGGCCGTCGTCCTCCGAAGTCGGATCAGAACCGCAACAGGCGGACacgacaaaacacacacacagagagagagagagagagagagagagatggatgAAGAGTGTTGAACGTTGATTTGTAATGGAAAGAATTCCTGACTCTACTCAACCCGGATggcacgcacacgcatgcacacgcgcgcgcgccgAGCCGCATGTAAACATCCTCCGGCGGCGCAGCGCAGGCCCAAAGATGCCAGATCCCGTTTCTTAcgcttttgtttgttgttgttttttttttttcatttcaggcCGCCGTCACCCTGGTGTCTGCGCACATTCAAGTTAAATATTCTAAACACGCTCactttgtgtctttgttttgCCAAACACATACATGAATGTGCAACTAGCGCCGTCAAAGACATAAATGCTCTTTCGTTtttacagaaatgtattttgtcttaattgaagactttgtgTTTTACAAAACATGTAAGTTCGTTGACGGCTAAGAATGAATGTTTATGGAAAAACGCTTGGTGTACGCTCTATTTTTGGCCGGTTTTACGCTGGGACGTGTCTCGGTGGCTTTCCATTTCTTCACTTGCAGAtctcacacgcgcgcgcacattCGTGGAGCAGCACAagaatgcacgcacacacattttgagTTTCATTGAAGACACCAAACTGATTTGGAATGTTTTCGGAAACATGGAAGTAAAGTTCTTTGAGGACCCGAAATGGTCTTCATAGtttgcaaaacatttatttgactcTAAATGGACTTTTGACGGTTTACAAAAACTCTCACGTGAGCGTTGCAGAAGGTGGTGGTAACAAAAACACGCTAGCATTAAAGGAGCTAAAGGGACATTAGCTTCATTGAGGACTTCAGTGTCTTTCACGTTTGACGCACCACATAACGTTCCCGATGTTTACAAGAACGTTTACATTATCTTTGTAGAGAAgcctttgatgtttacaaattaGCTTTGTTGCGGACCGGTGCCTTTGACAGCTACAAACGTGTTAGCTTAGTTAACAACCCTGTGGTGTTACGAACGTTACCGTCATTGAAGACTACATTGTCTTTGATGATTACAAAACACGTTAGCATCACTAAAGACCAACTTTGGCTAAAGcggtgtctttgatgtttatatAAACATCAAATACACTTCCTTCACGTTAGCTTTGTTGAGGATTCaagtgtctttgatgtttacaactCATTGAAAGACTGTGGTTGATGCTCACaaatcatactgtatgttagctTCATTAAACACTcttaattcactgccagccgtcccagttaacgtggatatttgacttctaaagccgtcgatggcagtgaatgtgttaagcgTCTTTGAtattcacaaaaacacatgcgTTCGTTTCATTGTTTACGTTAACGTTTACACGAACTGTCTTGAGGATTCGTGTGTCTTTGATTACAAAACGTCTGTTGCCGTTGCtgaaaacacatactgtacgttAGCGTCATCAAAGACTCGTGTCGCTCAGTGTTTCAAAAACGCATTGGCGTTGTTGAGAATgacattgtctttgatgtttacaaaacgtGTTCGCTTTGCGGACGACGCATTCGTTGTTCTCGCGCGCGAAGTGGGGCTCCCTCTTGTGGTCGCCCGCTTAACTTTTCCTCCCAAAAGACCTCCAAACTCATCGGAAGCGGCAAATTAAACAAGCATCAAATTCATATACACTACGTTCATTCGTTTTAAGATATTTTtcacaatgaatgaataattatcATCATAACAATAATCAGATCTGATTATCATTCTAGGTGTTATAAGCACCATTGTTTTCTTCCTTGACACAAATGTTTGCCTTGAGGAGAGAGTAAATTCTTCACAGGCATCTTGAGACATGTTGCCACTGCtcgtaaaaaaaatcaaacatggacggtgacacacacacacaacacacacttgaCAATAAGAAGATGATTAGCATGTTGTTGGTTTCTTTGAGCTCCTTCGCTAATCAATCTCAGATGGGCGTTGGCAGAATTCCTGCGAACCTTGGTGTCAAGTTCACGTTTCAAACACAGGAAGACGAGCTGCAGCCCTTCACATTAAAAGCGCACAACAACGCTCAGCGAtaactgggatttttttttgtgggtgggCAAATAAAGCCAAATGATTCAACCCACACAGCATCCgtcaaaaaaaatatctgatgtTTACAAAAGAGCATAAGTGATGTTgagtgaagactaaattgtcttcgTAATGCACGTTACATTCACGGGAGAATAGAGTTTGGCAATCAAATTGTTTTGATGTTCACAAGAGCACGCACGTTCGCTTTGCCGAAGACTCCGAATCGTCTTTCATGTTTACAACAACACATTAGCTTCGTTGACCCGaaattgtcttcaatgtttGCAAAAATGCATACATTAGCTTTGTCAAAGACTAAATCATCTTTGACGTTTGCAAAAACACGTATGTTAGGTTCGGTGAAgaataaattgtctttgatgtttacgaaAACAGACTTTGGCTTTGCTGAAGTGTCTCAATTGTCttggatgtttacaaaaaacaattgtgcacaAAAAGCGTACGTCAACGTTGTTGAGGACTTGAGTGACTTTGAAGTTTAAAACACTGACGAGAATGCTAAATTGTTTTTGACGTTGATGAAAACATGCACGTTCGATGCAACAAAAACGTGTAGCCGACCTTTGTTCCTAGACttttcatcttgtttacaaaaacatgtttagcTTTGGCGAAGACTGTAAATGGTCTTCGATGTTCACAAAAACATGTTAGCTTTTTAGTTTGCAAAAGCTTTGATGTTCCCAAAACACGTGCGTCACTTCATCTTTGATGTTTACGCCGGAATTAGCTTCGCGTCAAAACAATGCAACGTATTCAGTTGATTAGCGTATCTTCATGTCGattggattgattgattttagcaTGTggagaaatgaaaatgttttttttttttttttttatgttcaaatgttgttttaaagtaTCGTTTTATACGACGTGTAcatctcatatatatatatatatacacaataaaataatatagaataaatatatatatgggatAGATCCATCGCTCTCTAAGTGCAcgccattttattttgaaaagctcGGAGCGGAAGCCGTGAGCGTCGAGCTGCTCCGGTTACGACGCGCTGGGCCGCATTTTTGTTTGCAGCGCAAATTGTGTCGCTCGCCAGCAGGATGAACAGCGCAGGTAAGAACTCGAACTCGCCGCCCGTGGAAGAAACAACTTGGACAAAAGGAGaaaggggagaaaaaagaaaaagtaaaaaaaaaaaaaaaaaagcaaatgaaacgGAACTCCGCCCACCGTCTGCAGATTCCAGATCAGTCCGCAGCTTGCTCACAATTAAGTGCGGTGAACTCTTTGTCATGattgacgacgacgacgatgatgatgatgatgattattatgaaGAGGATTAGTCATAATAAGCTTTCAAGTACTTTTGCACCCTCAGGGACCAAATAAAATTTGCCCcg
Encoded here:
- the rem1 gene encoding GTP-binding protein REM 1 gives rise to the protein MNINIQRKKDVLRQRGSTPVRPAQQPSCTRDDPGGVPGQGRPQRGHPPLGQSASYHPGDKSLHDRARWSSDSEDDSQAEPECVYRVVLLGDHGVGKSSLAGIFAGLNEKDEQPAEDTYERTLTVDDKETTLVVTDTWTNDKPDEDGRSGEEACLTWGSAYVVVYSVTDRRSFDAAAELRITLRCRRQADDVPIILVGNKSDLVRSREVALEEGRACAAVFDCKFIETSASLQHNVSELFEGVVRQIRLRRQRRRSSSRERRESLAQKARRFLDRLVSRNNRRVAVKVRSKSCHDLAVL